Proteins from one Malania oleifera isolate guangnan ecotype guangnan chromosome 4, ASM2987363v1, whole genome shotgun sequence genomic window:
- the LOC131152933 gene encoding receptor protein kinase TMK1-like, which yields MRKPRLGLRVYSALLLLISSLFVSVHCQSSSDDASVMLALKKSLNAPSKLGWTNSDPCQWDNVGCSPDKRVIRIQIGRQGLTGTLPANIGNLTRLQRFEVMFNELSGDLPSMAGLDQLQVLLLSNNSFSSIPSDFFSGMSSLQAVSLDYNPFSAWAIPDSLKSAVLLQNFSANSANIIGGIPEFFGGDTFMGMINLHLAFNSLEGELPGNFSTSPIQSLWLNGQKSTSKLNGTIQVLKGMTMLKEVWLHSNSFSGPLPDFSGLTGLQSLSLRDNQLTGIVPPSLISLPSLKIVNLTNNLLQGEMPNFDKSVAVDIAGTNSFCLPSAGESCDPQVSILIDIAGSVGYPTVFAENWKGNDPCTPWLGLTCANGNVTVVNFQKMDLAGTISPNFSSLASLQRLILANNNFTGTIPSLLTNLANLRELDVSNNQLYGKVPSFRSSVIIKTNGNPDIGKDASSVPPRAPPGSIPSPTPGTDSGDQNSSSGNGNKNSATIVGSVVGACVVVGFGLIGVCVYCKRHKRFGRVQSPNTMVIHPHHSGSDHDPVKIAIANSSVNGMGMSEIYSHSSIASSDIHMIEAGGMEIKIQVLRNVTNNFSQENILGKGGFGTVYRGELHDGTKIAVKRMESGAVSEKGLAEFQSEIAVLTKVRHRHLVGLIGYCLDGNERLLVFEYMPQGTLSRYLFNWQEEGLKPLEWTKRLIIALDVARGVEYLHSLAHQSFIHRDLKPSNILLGDDMRAKVADFGLVRLAPEGKGSFETRLAGTFGYLAPEYAVTGRVTTKIDVFSFGVILMEVITGRKALDDTRPEDSMHLVTWFRRMQINKDTFQKAIDPSIDLDEVTLASISTVAELAGHCSAREPHQRPDMSHAVNVLSSLVEFWKPSDQDSEDMYGIDLDMTLPQALKKWQAFEGNSNTDNSSSSLFGSTDNTQTSIPTRPSGFADSFTSADGR from the exons ATGAGGAAACCTCGTCTTGGTCTGAGGGTTTATTCTGCCCTCCTCCTTCTCATTTCCTCTCTCTTTGTCTCTGTTCATTGTCAGTCTAGTTCCGATGATGCTTCTGTAATGCTCGCTCTCAAGAAAAGTCTAAACGCGCCCAGTAAGCTCGGTTGGACGAACTCAGACCCGTGTCAGTGGGACAACGTTGGGTGCTCGCCCGATAAGCGGGTCATTCGGATTCAGATCGGACGGCAAGGACTGACGGGCACTCTGCCGGCGAACATCGGCAACCTTACTAGGTTGCAACGATTCGAGGTCATGTTCAACGAACTCAGTGGGGATCTACCGAGTATGGCCGGGCTGGATCAATTACAGGTTCTCTTGCTCAGCAACAATAGTTTCTCGTCGATTCCCTCAGATTTCTTCTCGGGGATGTCGTCGTTGCAAGCTGTAAGTCTCGACTACAATCCCTTCTCGGCGTGGGCGATTCCGGATAGCCTTAAAAGTGCCGTGTTGCTTCAGAATTTCTCGGCGAATTCGGCGAACATAATTGGCGGAATCCCGGAATTTTTTGGGGGTGACACTTTCATGGGTATGATCAATTTGCATTTAGCTTTTAATAGTCTCGAAGGCGAATTGCCTGGCAACTTTTCGACTTCACCAATTCAGTCCCTGTGGTTGAATGGGCAGAAGAGTACCTCTAAACTCAATGGCACGATTCAAGTGTTAAAAGGCATGACAATGTTGAAAGAGGTTTGGTTACATTCGAATAGCTTTTCCGGTCCTTTGCCTGATTTTTCGGGATTAACTGGGTTGCAGAGTCTTAGTTTGAGGGATAACCAGTTAACGGGGATTGTGCCGCCATCTTTGATCAGTCTTCCAAGTCTTAAGATAGTTAACTTGACAAATAATCTGCTTCAAGGAGAGATGCCCAACTTCGATAAATCGGTGGCCGTGGATATCGCCGGGACTAATAGTTTTTGTTTGCCTTCTGCTGGTGAATCTTGCGATCCGCAAGTGAGCATATTGATTGACATAGCTGGATCGGTGGGTTATCCTACCGTATTCGCTGAGAATTGGAAAGGGAATGATCCCTGCACGCCGTGGTTGGGACTCACATGTGCCAACGGGAACGTGACTGTTGTTAACTTTCAGAAAATGGATCTTGCAGGTACAATTTCGCCAAACTTTTCGTCACTTGCATCGCTACAAAGACTGATTCTTGCTAATAATAATTTTACTGGTACCATACCATCTCTTCTTACAAATTTGGCTAATCTTAGAGAACTTGATGTTTCAAACAACCAACTTTATGGTAAAGTACCGTCATTTAGGAGTAGTGTGATTATAAAGACTAATGGAAATCCTGATATTGGAAAGGATGCTAGTAGCGTCCCACCGCGTGCTCCTCCTGGAAGTATACCCAGTCCGACTCCTGGCACAGATTCTGGTGATCAAAATTCTTCTTCTGGAAATGGTAACAAGAACTCAGCCACTATTGTGGGTTCCGTAGTTGGTGCATGTGTGGTTGTTGGATTTGGGCTCATAGGTGTCTGTGTCTATTGCAAAAGACACAAGCGATTTGGTAGAGTTCAGAGTCCAAATACAATGGTGATTCATCCTCATCATTCAGGTTCGGACCATGATCCCGTGAAGATCGCAATTGCTAATTCCAGTGTTAATGGCATGGGAATGAGTGAAATCTATAGTCATTCTAGTATTGCTTCTAGTGATATCCATATGATTGAAGCTGGGGGCATGGAAATTAAAATTCAAGTTTTAAGGAATGTAACTAACAATTTCAGCCAAGAAAATATATTGGGAAAAGGTGGTTTTGGAACTGTTTACAGGGGAGAATTGCATGATGGAACTAAGATCGCAGTTAAAAGGATGGAGTCTGGGGCAGTGAGTGAGAAGGGTCTGGCTGAGTTCCAGTCTGAGATTGCTGTTCTTACGAAGGTTCGGCACCGCCATTTGGTCGGTCTTATTGGATATTGTTTGGATGGAAATGAGAGGCTTCTTGTATTTGAGTACATGCCACAGGGAACTCTTAGTAGATATCTCTTCAACTGGCAAGAGGAAGGATTGAAACCCCTTGAATGGACAAAAAGGTTGATCATTGCTTTAGATGTGGCCCGAGGGGTTGAGTATCTGCATAGTTTAGCTCATCAGAGTTTTATTCATAGGGACCTCAAACCTTCTAACATTCTTCTTGGAGATGATATGCGAGCTAAGGTAGCTGATTTTGGTCTTGTTCGTCTTGCCCCAGAGGGCAAAGGCTCATTCGAAACAAGGCTAGCAGGAACTTTTGGGTACCTTGCACCAGAATATGCAG TGACGGGACGAGTGACTACCAAGATTGATGTGTTCAGTTTTGGGGTGATTCTAATGGAGGTGATCACCGGAAGAAAAGCACTTGATGATACTCGGCCCGAGGACAGCATGCACCTCGTAACCTGGTTCCGCAGAATGCAGATCAACAAGGACACGTTTCAAAAGGCAATTGACCCATCAATTGATCTGGACGAGGTTACTCTTGCCAGTATCAGCACCGTTGCTGAACTGGCTGGCCACTGCTCTGCCAGAGAGCCCCACCAGAGGCCTGACATGAGTCATGCAGTCAATGTGCTTTCATCTCTCGTTGAGTTCTGGAAACCTTCGGATCAAGATTCGGAGGATATGTATGGAATTGATCTTGACATGACTTTACCCCAGGCACTGAAGAAATGGCAGGCCTTCGAGGGGAATAGCAACACAGATAATTCATCTTCATCACTTTTTGGAAGTACGGACAATACCCAGACCAGCATACCCACTAGGCCATCTGGGTTTGCAGATTCCTTTACATCTGCAGATGGGCGGTAA